The DNA segment CTGACCAGCACAACCTTAGTTGTGGCCCTGTTCTTTTCCATCAGCACTGCCCAGACTAAAAAAGATTATACGCAATATGTAAATCCATTTATCGGGACAGGTGGCCATGGACATACTTATCCAGGCCCTTCTATGCCTTTTGGCATGATTCAACCGGGTCCTGACACCCGTTTAACCGGATGGGATGGCTGCTCCGGTTACCACGATACCGACAGTGTCGTTTATGGTTTCTCTCATACCCATTTAAGTGGCGTAGGGATTCCTGACTATGGCGATGTTTTGTTCATGCCCACGGTAGGACAACCGGAGTTCCAGAATACTGCTTATGCCTCTCCTTTTCAAAAGAAAAATGAGAAAGCAAGCGTAGGTTATTATGCCACTAAACTCGACAAATATGGCATCAATGTAGCACTGACGAGCACCAGAAGAGTTGCTTTACACCAATATACCTTTCCTGCTTCAAAGCAATCGAATATCATCATCGATTTAAAACACCGGGACCGCGTATTGGATTCCTGGATTGAAGTGGTCAGCCCAACTGAAATCCGCGGGTTCAGAAGGTCCAGAGCCTGGGCTAAAGACCAGCCTGTTTATTTCTATGCTAAGTTTAGCAAGCCTTTTAAATCTTATGGCATTGCTGTTGATGATGTCGTACAGAAAGGGCTGAAAAAGGCATCCGGTAAAAACATCAAGCTATTTATCCAGTTTGACACCAAGGCTGCTGAAAATGTGCTTTCTAAAGTGGCCATCTCGGCAGTCAGTGCGGAAGGTGCCTTAAAAAACCTGGATGCAGAGTTAAAAGGTTATGATTTCAAAGGCACCGTAGCGAAGGCTAAAACGATTTGGAATACCGAGCTTTCTAAAATTGAAGCAGAGAGTACCGATCAGAAACAACTCCGTACTTATTATACCGCATTGTACCATAGTTTCCTCAATCCCAATTTATTTATGGATGTGGATGGACAATACCTGGGTCTGGACAAGAAGGTTCACCGTGCAGTCGGTTTTGAATACTTTACTGTTTTCTCTTTATGGGATACCCACCGCACAGAACATCCACTCCTCACACTGATCGACAGAAAAAGAACACTGGATTTCATTAAAACCTTTCTGGCTATGTACGACCAGGGAAAGCTGTTGCCCATATGGGAACTGGCTTCGAATGAGACCTTTTGTATGATTGGAAACCACTCCATTCCAGTGATTGTAGATGCCTATGCAAAGGGAATCCGCGATTTTGATACGGAAAAAGCCCTGGAAGCGATGAAAGTTTCTGTAAACAGGAAACAGTTCGGAATAGACCTTTACGTTGCTCAAGGCGCTGTTCCTTCCGATAAGGAAGAAGAATCTGCGTCCAAAACAGTAGAATATGCTTATGACGACTGGTGCATTTCGGAATTCGCCCGCATGCTGGGCAAAAAGGAAGACCAGGAATTGTACAGCCGCAGGGCACAATACTGGAAAAACCTCTATGATCCGGAAACCGGTTTTATCCGTGCCCGGCAAAACGGAGGTTTCTACAAACCTTTTGAACCTACAGAAGTCAACAGCAATTACACGGAAGGCAATTCCTGGCATTATTCCTTCAGCACCCAGCAGGACGTCAATACCCATATGGAATTTATGGGCGGAGAACCGGCCTATCAGGAAAAGCTGAATGAGCTATTTACTACAAAAAAAGGATTGACAGGCAGGGCTCAGGATGATATCGCAGGTTTAATCGGGCAATATGCCCATGGAAATGAACCGAGTCACCATATGTCTTATTTGTTCAATTATACCAGGCATCCGGAAAAGACGGCACATTATCTGCAAAGAATTTACAGGGAACAATACCATGATCAGCCTGATGGCTTATCCGGAAATGAAGACTGTGGTCAGATGAGTGCCTGGCTGGTGATGAGTGCGATGGGCTGGTATCCGGTCTCTCCCGGCAACAACATTTACAATATCGGCAGTCCATGGTTTAAGAAACTAACGGTACACCTGGAAAACGGGAAAAAGATCGTCGTGAATGCGCCTTCCCTTAATCAGGACCGCTATTATACTTCCGGACTGAAATTAAACGGAAAACCTTATGGTAAACTGTTTCTGAATTACAACGATCTTGCCAATGGAGGAACACTTGATTTTGCGCATTCGGCTAAACCGGATATGGATTATTTAAACAGTCTGGAGAAGCCGGTGATGAAGATCAGTGGGCAACTCATTACCCCTAACCCATCGATTAATGGCCCCTCTGCTATTTTCAAAGGAAAACAAAGCATCAGCATCAGTAATTCGTTAAAGGACGCAGAGATCTATTATACCACCGACGGCAGCACGCCTTCTGCAGCTTCCCTTCGTTATACTCAGCCCTTTGAGATCGACAAAAGCAGTCAGATTAAAGCCATTGCCTATAAAGCTGGCTATGTAAACAGTTTTCCTGTAGAAGCTTCCTACCAAACGGCAGATCAACATTATACCATACAGGTTAAAACTGCGATTAATCCTACTTTTACCGGCGGTGGAAACAATGCGCTGATTGATGGAATCCGGGGAACGGCCAATTACAAAATCGGAGACATCTGGCAAGGCTTCAGAAGTCCGGAAATTGAGGCTGTTGTAGACCTTGGTTTGAAGAAGAAAGTGAACACCGTAAGCATTGGCGCATTGCAAGATACCAATGCCTGGATCATTATTCCTTCGGAAGTGAGTTTTTATGGCTCTTCGGACAACATTCATTTTGTAGAAATCGGCAAGGTAAAATCAACGGTTGATCCAAAAGATGAACGTCAGCAAATTCAGGAGTTTAGTGCCAAAGCAGGCATAGAATGCAGATATATTAAGGTGGTAGTCAAGGCTTATGGCATTCTTGGCGACTGGCATGATGGTTCAGGTGAGCTGGCCCATTCTTTCTTTGATGAAATTACGATAAATTAATCGACTCAAAATCCTATATTTGCGCCACTGATGAAGCACATACGTAATTTTTGCATAATTGCACATATTGACCACGGTAAGAGCACCCTGGCTGACCGTTTATTGGAATATACTAAAACCATTACCCAACGTGAGTCTCAGGCTCAATTGCTGGATAATATGGATTTGGAGCGTGAACGCGGCATCACGATAAAAAGCCACGCCATTCAGATGAACTACACCGTAGACGGACAGGAATATGTATTAAACCTGATTGATACCCCCGGACACGTAGATTTTTCTTATGAAGTTTCCCGTTCAATCGCGGCCTGTGAAGGTGCATTGTTGATCGTTGATGCTTCACAAGGGATTCAGGCACAAACGATTTCCAACTTATATCTTGCTTTAGAGCATGACCTGGAGATCATTCCGATCCTGAACAAAATGGATTTACCAGGCGCAATGCCTGAAGAGGTAAAAGATCAGATCATTGACCTGATTGGTTGTAAACGCGAAGAGATCATTCCTGCATCCGGAAAAACCGGATTGGGGGTAATGGACATCCTTCAGGCGATTATAGACCGCGTACCTGCTCCTGTTGGAGAACCGGAAGCGCCATTACAGGCCTTAATCTTTGACTCTGTATTCAACTCTTTCAGAGGAATTATTGCTTACTACAAAGTAGTGAATGGTGAAATCAGAAAAGGGGATAAAGTAAAGTTCATCAATACCGGTAAAGAATATCTTGCTGATGAGGTGGGTGTACTAAAATTAAACATGTTACCTAAGGACGTGGTGAAAACCGGGGACGTAGGTTATATCATATCAGGAATTAAAGAAGCGCGTGAGGTTAAGGTTGGAGATACGATCACTAACGTTGCCAGGCCTTCATTAGATTCCATTCAAGGATTTGAAGAGGTAAAACCAATGGTATTTGCGGGAATCTATCCTGTAGATACAGATGAGTTTGAAGAACTTCGTGAGGCGATGCATAAATTACAGCTGAACGATGCTTCGATTGTATTTGAACCGGAAAGCTCTGCAGCTTTAGGTTTCGGATTCCGTTGCGGGTTCCTTGGAATGCTGCACATGGAGATCATCCAGGAGCGTCTGGAACGCGAATTTGATATGACGGTAATTACGACTGTTCCCAACGTATCTTATGTCGCCCATACCAGTAAAGGCATTGAAGTCATCGTAAACAACCCTTCAGACCTTCCTGATCCAAGTAAACTGGATTTCGTGGAAGAGCCTTTCATCAAAGCAAACATCATTACCAAAGCTGAATTTGTTGGTCCGGTAATGTCGCTTTGTATTCAGAAAAGAGGGACTATTGTGAATCAGTCGTACCTGACTTCAGACCGTGTTGAACTGATATTTGAAATGCCTATGGGTGAGATCGTTTTCGATTTCTACGATAAGCTGAAAACCATCTCCAAAGGATATGCTTCTTTCGATTACCACCAGATTGGCTATAAGCAATCTGACCTGGTACGTCTGGACATTCTATTGAATGGAGAGCATGTGGATGCGTTATCGTCCTTAATTCACCGTAGCAATTCCTATGATTTTGGAAAAAGAATCTGTGAGAAATTGAGGGAATTGATTCCGAGACAACAATTTGAGATTGTGATTCAGGCTTCTATCGGTGCAAAAATTATTGCCCGTGAGACCGTAAGGGCTTTACGTAAAGATGTAACGGCCAAATGTTATGGTGGTGATATCTCCCGTAAGCGTAAACTTTTGGAGAAACAAAAGAAAGGTAAAAAACGGATGCGTCAGGTAGGTAATGTGGAAATTCCACAAACCGCTTTCATGGCCGTACTTAAATTAGATTAATTTTTAGGGCAATGCCTGGCATTGCCTAAACATAAACAACATTAGGATTACATGCAGTTACTGGACGGAAAATTCGCATCAGAGAAAATAAAACAGGAAATCGCAGCAGAAGCAGCGGCTTTTTTAGCAGAGAGTGGCAGAAAACCTCACTTGATAGCGATATTGGTTGGTAATGATGGTGGCAGCGAAACATATGTCGCCAGTAAAATGAAAAACTGTGAAAAGGTAGGTTTCCAATCTTCCCTGATCAGATATGATGTCACTGTTACTGAAGCAGAATTATTACAGAAGATCGAGGAAATTAATCAGGATGCTGATGTAGATGGCTTAATCGTTCAACTTCCCCTTCCTAAACACATCGATCCGGAAAAAGTAACGGAAACGATCGATTATCGTAAAGATGTAGATGGTTTTCACCCGGTAAATCTGGGTCGTATGATGAGAAACCTTCCTTGTTTTATTCCTGCAACCCCTTATGGGATTCTGTTAATGCTTCAGGCTTATCAGATTGATACCACAGGGAAACATTGTGTGGTAGTTGGCAGAAGTAATATTGTAGGAAGCCCAATGAGTATCCTGATGGCCAGAAATGCAAACCCAGGGAACTGTACGGTAACACTTACCCATAGTAAAACAGCGAATTTGAAAGAACTGGCTTTACAGGCAGATATTATTGTTGCTGCAATCGGCAAAAAGAATTTTGTAACTGCTGATATGGTAAAACCTGGTGCAATCATTATTGACGTAGGCATCAACAGAGAGACTTCAACAGAAACGAAATCAGGTTATAAATTGTATGGTGATGTTGATTTTGAAAATGTAGCACCAAAAGCTTCATGGATTACTCCGGTTCCCGGAGGTGTAGGTCTGATGACGATTGTAGGTTTGTTAAAGAACACATTGGCTTCAGCAAAAAAGGAAATCTATCCATAAGGATATCTTGATATCTCTATATATAAAAAAGAGGGTTGATTTAAAAGTCAACCCTCTTTTTTATTGTTCCGGAGTCATAATTTTTTCTTTTATTTCCTTAATTAACTGATCAGAATCCCTAAAACCATCTGATATTGAGGATCGGAAGTAAAATGTAGAACCATCATTAAAACATACATAAAATGAAGATCTCGACAACCACCTATCGACCTCCTTTACCTCGGCCCTGGACTTCTTTGCCTTAAAAAAAAGGTTCTTAAAAACCAGCTCATTTCCAATGCTATAAACGTCGTAATAAGAAAAGGCACGTATAAAGATAAAAGATGCAATAGCAAGAATAACTGCCAGAACACCCAGGCTAGTAAATGTCAATACATCAAGTATTAAATACGAAAAAAATATCAGTAATGGCAATAAACTAAAAATAAGAAACAATTGGCTCCCAACGGCTGAACTTCCACTAATCTTTGTCTTAATCACTTTTGCTTTTATTTTTTACGTTTTACTAACTTACGTCCTTGCCAAAGAAAATCATAAGTACCTTCTTTTTGATTTGAATCTTTCCTCCCTGGACTCACCTTTTTCCCGGATAATCTTCCTCTGATATAATCATATTCGCTGATCGTTTCAACTGTTCGAACGATAATATTTTGTAATTCGAAGAGGTAATCAGATTTCAATTGCGGTACCATTGATGGGGAAAAAGAAGTCTGTACCACAAAGGAGAGTTGATAATCAACTTTTGGGACTTCATCATAATCTTTTAACAGTGCAATAACATTCAATATTTCTTTATTTCCAGTTTCTGTTCCGGCATTAAATTCATAAGTTTTGATCTCATCAAAAAGCAAAGAGTCTTCGGCAATTTTAACTTCCGATTTAACCAAGCCCCCTCCGATCCTATCAGGATGTTTTTTTATGACATCTAATGTATCTCTTAACCATATCTTAAAAATTTCATCCTGTTCCGGGAAAGCTATTGCCGCAGTTTTTTCTTGTGATTGACAACCTGCGATGACGAGGCAACAAAAAATCAAAACCAGATTTAGGTGAGCAGCTCTCAATCTCCCCCTACAGTATGCAGTACTCAAGGCGATCAATGTCCCCAGATAAAAGAAAAGAGGATATATGATAATTATTCTACGACTGATTCCTCCTAAACTTCCATAAAAAGAGTGCAATTGCAAGTTACCCGTGATATCCATGGATGTTACGTAACTTTTATCTGTTGAATCAAAAAAAACATAGATACCGTATACGCAAATCAGAAACAATAATAGGTCTGTCAGTTTACTGCGATACAAAATTAGGAAGACAATAAGTGGCATTAATAAAATATGGCTTTCTCTATAACTTAATCTGTCGTTAGATAACATTTCAATCTCTATAAACTCAAGTATAAGAAAAACACCAATTAGAAGGAGCTTAACAAGCTTTATCAGAATAGTTAGCTTATAATTGCTCTTGTTACAAATCATAACCAATAGGAAACCAAACACCTCTTTTATCAGGCGATAGCATATTTGACAAAACATGCCCAGAATCTAACGTCGACACATCGATATTTTCAATTGCATTTATGATTTCCGGCAATGGCCTATCCTTAAACACTTTATTGTTAAGCAAACTTAACGCATCATTATAATCATATGCTGTCAATCCACACCCCATTCTTATTCCAAAAGGGAACAAATTCTCACTAATGCCAAATTCAAACCAGTACTTTTTCATCGACATAATTTAGATATGATCAGGACCATCATTTTTCTCAGGTAAAAGTGGATATACACTAAGTACATTCATCAACTATAATATCATACTGTGCATATTTACCGTAAACCGTACTTAAAGAACCTATTCTTGAAAAAATTAAGTCAAAATATTCATCATTAATTGCGTCTTGAATAGCCTTCCTTATGGTCATCTTCTCTAAATCTTTTACAATGAACATATCAACAGCCCAAAAGTAATTGTCTGGGCCCTTTTCCATCAAATGTTGAATATTATAAACCGTAAAAGACGTTCCAAAAAAGACACGGTTATCGGGGAAGATCACATTTAGGTCTAAATTATCATTAAAAATATCATTTACCTGGTAACCAGACGGAAATCTTATTTTAAAATCCTGCATACTTACCCAAATAGTTTCTTTATCCAGCTTTCTTTTAACCCCACATATATCCCATCTTCCCGCACTTCCACCGGATAAGTATCGATATAATCACCTTGGCCCTCTGCCCCTCTTCCTGTTTCCAGATTATACTCATACCGATGGATCGGGCAGATCAGATAACCATCTTTACAACGCCCCCCACTCAGAATTCCTCCTGCATGCGGACAGGTATTCTGAACCACATGAAGCTGATGCTGATGCCTAAGCATACATAACTTTTTCCCGTTCACCTTGATTTGCTGTACAAAATCCTGCTCGGGGAATGTGCCTTCTATTTTATACCATTTCAGCATCTCCGGATTCCCTTCTTTTTCATAGATTGGTCATATAAACGTTTTCAATATACATATAATCTCATTTCCCGCCGATATTTTCTTTACCTTTGCAGACTTTATATGGCACATCAAATACCAGCAGACGGCACATTACTTCCTTTAATGGAAGAATTTTACACCATTCAGGGCGAAGGATTTAACACAGGAAAAGCGGCTTATTTTATTCGTTTGGGGGGTTGCGACGTCGGTTGTCACTGGTGTGATGTTAAAGAAAGCTGGGATGCAGAGTTACATCCACTAACCCTATCGGATGATATTGTCATTAAAGCAGATAGTTTTCCAGGGAAAGCAGTAGTGATTACTGGTGGTGAGCCATTGATCTACAACCTGGATTACCTGACCCAAAAGCTAAAAGAAAGAAATATCCTGACCTTTATAGAAACCTCCGGTGCCTATCCACTTTCGGGTACATGGGACTGGATTTGTCTTTCTCCAAAGAAATTTAAAGCACCCCGTCCGGACATCACTCCTTTTGCCAATGAGCTGAAAGTGATTGTCTTCAATAAGAGTGATTTTGAATGGGCAGAGAAATACGCAGAAAGTGTTTCTGATACCTGTAAGTTGTATTTACAACCGGAATGGTCTAAATCAAAAGAGATGACTCCACTGATTATTGATTATGTAATGGCGAACCCTAAATGGGAAATCTCCTTACAAACTCATAAATATTTAAATATCCCTTAATTATATCTTCAGATTTTTCGCTACATTTAATATTATTCATAAACAGTAGCGTTTTGAAAAAAATATCTATTGCGGCTTTTTTAGTCTTTGTAATTCTTGGTGTTAGCGCTCAAACCTCCTCTGTCAAAAAAGCGATGGCTGATTTTGATAAGGCTCAGGTATACTTGAACAACAACAATTACGAAAGTGCAATTGCTTCTTTAAAAGATGCGGCAACCGCAGACCCAAATTTCCAGGTTGCCATTGTTCAGCTCGCCGAACTGAACAGAAGGATTAAATCTTTTGACGAAGCCAAACAGTACTATAACAAAGCTCTTGCTTTAGGTGCCGGATCAGATGCCCGGATCTATTATGGATTGGCGGAATCACATCTCAATACCGGTGATTATCACAATGCGCTAAAAAATATAACCCTTTTTATCGACAAATATACCGGCAGCGACAAGGACTTCCTTGCAAAGGCAAAAAAATACAAAAAGGACTGTGAATTTTCGATTCTGGCTTTAAAAACGCCTCAAAAATATGAACCTGTTAACCTTGGTCCGCAAATCAACTCCGAACACCGGGATTATTTTCCTGCCATTACTGCGGATAATGAGACCTTAATTTTCAGCAGAAACATAGCAGGCAATGAAGACTTTTTCATTTCCAAAAAACGCAATAAAGAATGGAGTAGCCCTGTTTCTTTGAGTAGCAACATCAATACCTCACAATTTAATGAAGGTGCACAATCCATTTCTCCTGACGGGCAATACCTCTTTTTTACCGGTTGCAACAGACCAAATGGATTAGGAAGATGTGACCTCTACGTCAGCCATAAAGAAGGAAATAACTGGGGACAACCTTTTAACCTTGGTGCACCTGTAAACTCCATTTACTGGGAATCACAGCCAGCCATCAGCCCCGATGGAAATACCTTGTACTTTGTCAGCAACAGACCCGGAGGTATCGGCGGTTATGACATCTGGAAGACCTTGCTGAATGAGGAAGGCGAATGGTCAGCTCCTGTTAACCTTGGTCCGGAAATCAACACCCCATACGACGAAAATACGCCTTTCCTTCATGCAGATGGAAAAACATTATACTTTTCATCAGACGGATGGCCCGGAATGGGGAACAAAGACATATTTATGAGCAGATTGGACAGTACCGGTCATTGGAGTAATCCCCTGAACATGGGCTATCCGATCAATAGCTTTAGCGAAGAGAGTGGGTTAATTGTGAGTCCGGACGGAACGGAAGCCTTTTTCTCCTCTAACTTAAAAGATGGATATGGCGACATGGACATTTATCAGTTTAAACTACCGGACGACAAAAAACCGATGGCCATAACGTATGTAAAAGGCATTGTTCGAGATAAAGAGACCCGGAAATTTCTGGAAGCAAGGGTTCAGGTGGTAAACCTGGGCAATAAAAAGACAGCCTACAATGACTATACTTCTAAGGAAAACGGAGAATTTCTTGCGGTAATGCCGATAGGCGCTGATTATGCATTTAACGTCAGCGCAGATGGTTACCTTTTCTACTCTGAAAATTATCAGCTGACCGCCGCCAATGGAAATAAACCATTTCTTCTTGAGATTGACCTGGATCGCTTAAAAGTTGGCACAGATATGATTCTGAAAAACATCTTTTTTAACACCAATGAATACACCCTGTTACCTTCATCAGTAACGGAACTGGCAACCTTAAAAGACCTGTTAAAAAATAACCTGAATATCCATATTGAAGTTCAGGGGCATACTGATAACATAGGTAATGACCTGCAGAACGAGAAATTATCAGTGAATCGCGCAAAAGCTGTTTATGATCACCTCATTGAAAGCAAGATCGATCCGGAGCGCTTAACCTATAAAGGTTATGGAGAGAGCAAGCCCATAGCAGGAAATGAAACAGAAGAAAAACGTAAAAGGAACAGAAGAACTTCCTTCCTCATTACCAAGATTTAGTTGATATAAGAAAAGCGGTTAAATAACCGCTTTTCTTAATCTTACCAGTTTTACCAGTAAATCTTCCAGTAAATCCAGATGTAACATATTTGCACCATCTGATTTTGCATTTGCAGGATCAGGATGTGTTTCTATAAAAAGCCCGTCAGCACCAACAGCAATTGCCGCCTTGGCAATGGTTTCAATCAGTTCAGGTTTTCCTCCTGTTACACCAGAACTTTGGTTCGGCTGTTGCAGAGAATGCGTACAATCCATCACTACCGGAACTCCGAAGGCCCGCATTTCCGGTAATCCACGATAATCTACAATCAGGTCCTGATAGCCGAAAGTATTTCCGCGATCCGTTAAAATGACCCTGTTATTTCCGGATTCTACGATCTTTTCTACCGCGAATTTCATCGATCCGGCAGATAAAAACTGACCTTTCTTTACGTTCACCACTTTGCCGGTATGCGCTGCTGCGATTAGCAAATCTGTCTGGCGACAAAGAAATGCAGGGATCTGCAGGACATCCACATAAGCTGCTGCCATTGCTGCTTCGCCACTTTCATGGATATCAGTCACCGTTGGCACGTTAAAAGTTTTACCAACTTTCTCGAGAATCTTCAATGCTTTTTCATCTCCTATTCCGGTAAATGAGCCACCTTTTGAGCGGTTCGCTTTACGGTAAGAGCCTTTAAAAATATAAGGGATATTCAGTTTATCAGTGATGGTAACGATTTTCTCCGCAATGCGCAGTGCCATCTCCTCACTTTCAATGGCACATGGCCCAGCCATTAAAAAGAAATTATTGGAATCCTGATGTTTTAAATTATCTAATGGGAAATTGATCATTTTGTATCTTGTGTATTAATTACCTAATTCAGACATGAATTTGATCCGCATCAACTGGATCTCTTCACGGGAATAATCTGTTTCCCCTAATTCTTTTAATGCTTCATCGATAGAATCGTTTTCCGCAGACTGGAAGTAATCAAATACTTCATCCTGACGGTCTTCATCAATCAATTCATCTACAAAATAATTAAGGTTCAGCTTAGTGCCTGAATTTACGATAGCTTCGATCTCTTTTAAGATATCGAAATAAGTAATGCCTTTAGACTTCGCGATATCTTCCAGACCAATCTGTCTGTCAATATTCTGGATAATGGATACTTTAAGCTGCGATTTATTGGCCTGAGTCTTAATGATCAGGTCTATCGGGCGCTCAATGTCATTATCATCTACATATTTCTTAATCAGCTCAATGAATGGAGAACCGAATTTCATGGCTTTTCCGTTTCCTACTCCGGAGATCTGTTTCAACTCATCCATTGCGATTGGATAATGTGTACACATCTCTTCTAATGAAGGATCCTGGAATACCACAAATGGCGGTACATTCTTTTGCTTGGCGATTTTCTTTCTAAGGTCCTTTAACAGCTGTAACAATTGCGTATCCAGCGTTCCTGTTCCATGTTTAACATCATCCTCATCGTCGTCCGCAGCACTTTCTATCGGCTCGTTGAGCACAAATTTAAGGCTATATGGGTTTTCGATGAAATCTCTTCCGTTATTGGTTAACCTTAAAAGGCCGTAGTTGTCAATATCTTTAGACAGGAAATTGTTCAGTACCGACTGACGAACCAGAGACTTCCAGTAGTTTTCTCCTTCTACCATTCCCAGACCGAACTCCGCAATCTTACCATGCTCGTAAGCAATCGTTTGTGCCGTTTCAGAACCGGTAAAGATGTTCAGGATATGAGTATCGTCAAACTTCTCTCCTATGCGTTGAATCAACTTCAATAAAACCAGCAGGGATTCTTCCGCGTCAAAAAGTTTCTTCGGCTTTTTACAGTTATCACACATGCAGTTACAGCCTGTTTCATTGAAGTTTTCTCCAAAGTAATGCAGGATCTGTTTCCTCCGACACACGCCGGACTCTGCATAGTCGATCACTTCTTTCAGGATCTGTGTTCCGATTTCACGCTCAGATACCGGCTTATCCTTCATGAACTTTGCCAGCTTATCTACATCTTTTTGCGCGTAAAAAGCGATACATACCCCTTCACCACCATCTCTTCCTGCTCTACCGGTTTCCTGGTAATAGCCTTCCATACTCTTTGGAATATCATGGTGGATCACGAAACGTACATCCGGTTTATCGATTCCCATACCGAAAGCGATGGTGGCCACAATCACCTCCACATCTTCCATCAGGAATTTGTCCTGCGTATCAGCCCTCACCTTAGGTTCTAATCCTGCATGGTAAGGCAAAGCCTTAATCCCGTTCAGATTTAGCGCTTCCGCGACTTCTTCTACCTTTTTACGACTCAGACAATAAATAATCCCGGATTTG comes from the Pedobacter sp. FW305-3-2-15-E-R2A2 genome and includes:
- a CDS encoding OmpA family protein, translated to MKKISIAAFLVFVILGVSAQTSSVKKAMADFDKAQVYLNNNNYESAIASLKDAATADPNFQVAIVQLAELNRRIKSFDEAKQYYNKALALGAGSDARIYYGLAESHLNTGDYHNALKNITLFIDKYTGSDKDFLAKAKKYKKDCEFSILALKTPQKYEPVNLGPQINSEHRDYFPAITADNETLIFSRNIAGNEDFFISKKRNKEWSSPVSLSSNINTSQFNEGAQSISPDGQYLFFTGCNRPNGLGRCDLYVSHKEGNNWGQPFNLGAPVNSIYWESQPAISPDGNTLYFVSNRPGGIGGYDIWKTLLNEEGEWSAPVNLGPEINTPYDENTPFLHADGKTLYFSSDGWPGMGNKDIFMSRLDSTGHWSNPLNMGYPINSFSEESGLIVSPDGTEAFFSSNLKDGYGDMDIYQFKLPDDKKPMAITYVKGIVRDKETRKFLEARVQVVNLGNKKTAYNDYTSKENGEFLAVMPIGADYAFNVSADGYLFYSENYQLTAANGNKPFLLEIDLDRLKVGTDMILKNIFFNTNEYTLLPSSVTELATLKDLLKNNLNIHIEVQGHTDNIGNDLQNEKLSVNRAKAVYDHLIESKIDPERLTYKGYGESKPIAGNETEEKRKRNRRTSFLITKI
- the kdsA gene encoding 3-deoxy-8-phosphooctulonate synthase, producing MINFPLDNLKHQDSNNFFLMAGPCAIESEEMALRIAEKIVTITDKLNIPYIFKGSYRKANRSKGGSFTGIGDEKALKILEKVGKTFNVPTVTDIHESGEAAMAAAYVDVLQIPAFLCRQTDLLIAAAHTGKVVNVKKGQFLSAGSMKFAVEKIVESGNNRVILTDRGNTFGYQDLIVDYRGLPEMRAFGVPVVMDCTHSLQQPNQSSGVTGGKPELIETIAKAAIAVGADGLFIETHPDPANAKSDGANMLHLDLLEDLLVKLVRLRKAVI
- the recQ gene encoding DNA helicase RecQ; translated protein: MDVKKSLFDNLQTFFGFNNFKGDQESIITNVLEGKNTFVIMPTGGGKSICYQLPALMSEGTAIVISPLIALMKNQVDQLRAFGGSDSIAHFLNSSLNKAEITQVKSDLLSGQTKLLYVAPESLSKQDNIEFLKLIKISFVAVDEAHCISEWGHDFRPEYRKIRQVICGLGDDIPIIALTATATPKVQQDIIKNLQMSDATLFKSSFNRPNLFYEIRPKRDVIKEMIRYIKYNTGKSGIIYCLSRKKVEEVAEALNLNGIKALPYHAGLEPKVRADTQDKFLMEDVEVIVATIAFGMGIDKPDVRFVIHHDIPKSMEGYYQETGRAGRDGGEGVCIAFYAQKDVDKLAKFMKDKPVSEREIGTQILKEVIDYAESGVCRRKQILHYFGENFNETGCNCMCDNCKKPKKLFDAEESLLVLLKLIQRIGEKFDDTHILNIFTGSETAQTIAYEHGKIAEFGLGMVEGENYWKSLVRQSVLNNFLSKDIDNYGLLRLTNNGRDFIENPYSLKFVLNEPIESAADDDEDDVKHGTGTLDTQLLQLLKDLRKKIAKQKNVPPFVVFQDPSLEEMCTHYPIAMDELKQISGVGNGKAMKFGSPFIELIKKYVDDNDIERPIDLIIKTQANKSQLKVSIIQNIDRQIGLEDIAKSKGITYFDILKEIEAIVNSGTKLNLNYFVDELIDEDRQDEVFDYFQSAENDSIDEALKELGETDYSREEIQLMRIKFMSELGN